Proteins encoded within one genomic window of Rhododendron vialii isolate Sample 1 chromosome 1a, ASM3025357v1:
- the LOC131304010 gene encoding mannan endo-1,4-beta-mannosidase 4-like — MLGNRRSFIFLALLVLLIQLQGQSTGHANGRHYPAGSQGFIRTSGTHFVKNGRRLNLNGFNAYWLMYMASDPTTRANVTNTFHQASKEGMNIARTWAFSDGGSYRPLQPSPGTYNPLMFQGLDFVISEARKYGIYLILSLVNNWEAYGGKKQYVQWARDRGQSLKNDDDFFTSVVVKGYYKNHVKAVLTRVNSITGIAYKDDPTIFAWELMNEPRCQTAGFSGRPIQDWIREMATHVKSIDGNHLLEIGLEGFYGESRKQNNPGNQVVGTDFISNNQIPGIDFATIHLYPEQWMEGSSKEEQSAFVEKWIRTHIADSNSLLKKPLLLAEFGKSSKSAGYSVGARDEYYQYIYNTVFGCVKSGGPLGGGLFWQLMASGMDSFRDGYEVVLDECPSTAAIIHHQSRRLSAIN, encoded by the exons ATGTTGGGAAATAGAAGATCATTCATTTTCTTGGCTCTTCTTGTTCTATTAATCCAACTGCAGGGACAAAGCACTGGCCATGCAAATGGTCGTCATTACCCTGCTGGATCACAAGGGTTCATTAGAACAAGTGGAACCCATTTCGTGAAGAATGGGAGGAGATTGAACCTCAATGGGTTCAATGCATATTGGCTGATGTACATGGCGTCTGATCCTACAACAAGGGCGAATGTGACGAACACTTTCCATCAAGCTTCGAAAGAAGGGATGAACATTGCAAGAACTTGGGCTTTCAGTGATGGTGGAAGTTACAGACCCCTGCAGCCCTCTCCTGGCACTTACAATCCACTCATGTTTCAG GGATTAGATTTTGTGATCTCAGAGGCGAGGAAGTATGGAATTTATTTGATCCTGAGCTTGGTGAATAACTGGGAAGCTTATGGGGGCAAAAAACAATATGTGCAGTGGGCAAGAGACCGAGGCCAATCCTTGAAAAATGATGACGACTTTTTCACTAGTGTTGTTGTTAAGGGATACTACAAAAATCATGTCAAG GCTGTGCTAACAAGAGTGAATTCGATAACTGGGATAGCGTATAAAGATGATCCCACCATCTTTGCTTGGGAGCTAATGAATGAACCTCGTTGCCAAACTGCAGGCTTCTCTGGAAGGCCTattcag GATTGGATCAGAGAAATGGCCACCCACGTTAAGTCCATCGATGGAAATCATCTCCTGGAAATTGGACTGGAAGGATTCTATGGGGAATCCaggaaacaaaacaatcctGGAAACCAAGTTGTTGGGACCGACTTCATTTCCAACAATCAGATTCCTGGGATCGATTTTGCCACCATTCATCTCTACCCTGAGCAATG GATGGAGGGTTCGAGTAAGGAAGAGCAATCTGCATTTGTGGAAAAATGGATTCGAACCCACATCGCAGACTCGAATTCACTGCTCAAGAAGCCACTCCTCCTCGCTGAATTCGGGAAGTCATCGAAATCAGCAGGGTACAGCGTGGGTGCAAGGGACGAGTACTACCAGTATATTTACAACACCGTGTTTGGTTGCGTTAAAAGCGGGGGACCGTTGGGGGGCGGGCTCTTTTGGCAACTCATGGCCTCTGGAATGGACAGCTTCAGAGACGGCTATGAAGTTGTGTTGGATGAATGCCCGTCAACCGCCGCCATTATCCATCATCAGTCTCGAAGGCTTTCGGCTATCAACTGA